A section of the Drosophila sechellia strain sech25 chromosome 3L, ASM438219v1, whole genome shotgun sequence genome encodes:
- the LOC6616459 gene encoding WD repeat-containing protein 26 homolog produces the protein MQSTSSTSSGSCSRPLEGSTLNSGGSAENVAREGGSGDDSVGIGDENPSGSSAATNGHDSKHNGFIVNNNGSSSRIVDGENNRENTNYSGVQLDKSNQEIIRLIGQYLHDVGLDKSVQTLMLESGCYLEHPSATKFREHVLMGDWSKADSDLKDLEPLIDNGKLATITEMKFILLEQKYLEHLDDGNPLDALHVLRSELTPLQHNITRVHQLSSYMMCSTNQDLYQRAKWEGKGILSRALVMERLQTFMPPSVMMSPRRLRTLLQQAVELQSQHCPCHDMAWETNLETVSLLTDHCCTTDGFPMQTIQILTDHCDEVWFCKFSPDGLKLATGSKDSTVIIWDVDPYKLTLKHRRVLDGQAQLSVSFVSWSPDSKLILVGGTEDSHELYIWNVDDGKLVVKFSQSLEDSLACGAFSRDGARFVCGGQKGQLYLCDLNGTIVDSWEGVRVNSIAFRADNKTILAADNHYRIRGYNFDSPRSDFDILREPHPIMTFSINSADRLALLNVSNQGLHLWDIEDKCLVRRFQGIRQSNFAIHSCFGGVNESFVASGSEDKVVYIWHIKREEPLAKLAGHTKTVNCVSWNPVYPSLLASASDDATVRIWGPKPNGSSATTESDDCSSSSSSSSWNMT, from the exons ATGCAGAGCACCAGTTCCACGTCGAGCGGCTCCTGCTCCAGGCCCCTCGAGGGTTCCACACTCAATTCCGGCGGCAGTGCCGAGAACGTGGCCCGCGAGGGAGGCAGTGGCGATGACAGCGTCGGCATCGGCGATGAGAATCCTTCGGGAAGCAGCGCCGCCACGAACGGACACGACTCCAAACACAACGGCTTCATTgtcaacaacaacggcagcagcagtcgcatcGTCGACGGCGAGAACAATCGGGAAAACACCAACTACAGTGGTGTGCAGCTGGACAAGTCCAACCAGGAGATCATCCGGCTGATCGGACAGTACCTGCACGACGTGGGTCTCGATAAGTCTGTCCAGACGCTTATGTTGGAATCCGGATGCTATTTGGAACACCCCTCTGCAACCAAGTTTAGGGAGCATGTCCTAATGGGTGACTGGTCAAAGGCAGATTCAGACCTTAAG GACCTAGAGCCACTAATCGACAATGGAAAATTGGCAACGATCACCGAAATGAAGTTCATATTGCTGGAGCAAAAGTATTTAGAGCATTTGGATGATGGCAATCCCTTGGACGCCCTTCACGTCCTTCGCAGCGAGCTGACTCCCCTGCAGCACAATATAACGCGTGTGCACCAACTGTCCTCTTACATGATGTGTTCTACCAACCAAGACCTTTACCAGCGCGCCAAGTGGGAGGGCAAGGGCATCCTGTCGCGTGCCTTGGTCATGGAGCGCCTCCAGACATTTATGCCGCCGTCGGTGATGATGTCGCCACGGCGCCTGCGCACCCTGCTGCAGCAGGCCGTGGAGCTGCAGAGCCAACACTGCCCCTGCCACGACATGGCGTGGGAGACGAATCTGGAGACAGTCTCGCTGCTCACCGACCACTGCTGCACCACGGACGGCTTTCCCATGCAAACTATTCAGATCCTTACCGACCACTGCGATGAGGTCTGGTTCTGCAAATTCTCGCCCGATGGCCTCAAGCTGGCGACGGGCAGCAAAGACTCCACTGTGATTATCTGGGATGTTGATCCGTACAAGCTGACCCTTAAACACCGTCGCGTTCTCGACGGCCAGGCCCAGCTTAGCGTGAGCTTCGTTAGCTGGAGTCCCGACTCCAAGCTCATCCTTGTCGGCGGCACCGAGGACTCCCACGAGCTCTACATCTGGAACGTGGACGACGGCAAGCTAGTGGTCAAGTTCTCGCAGTCTCTGGAGGACAGCCTGGCCTGCGGCGCCTTCAGTCGCGATGGCGCTCGATTCGTATGCGGCGGCCAGAAAGGTCAGCTTTACCTATGCGACCTCAACGGCACCATCGTGGACTCCTGGGAGGGAGTGCGCGTAAACAGCATAGCCTTTCGGGCGGACAACAAAACGATCTTAGCGGCGGATAATCATTACCGAATCAGAGG GTACAACTTTGATAGCCCGCGTTCAGACTTTGATATTCTGAGGGAGCCACATCCCATAATGACCTTCAGCATCAACTCCGCCGACCGCTTGGCCTTGCTGAACGTCTCGAACCAAGGCCTTCACCTTTGGGACATCGAGGACAAGTGTCTTGTGCGCCGTTTTCAGGGAATACGTCAGAGCAACTTCGCCATCCACTCCTGCTTCGGCGGCGTTAACGAGAGCTTCGTCGCCAGCGGCAGTGAGGACAAGGTCGTTTACATTTGGCACATCAAACGGGAGGAGCCGCTGGCCAAGCTGGCCGGGCACACCAAGACGGTAAACTGTGTGTCCTGGAACCCCGTGTACCCGTCCCTGCTAGCGAGCGCCAGCGATGACGCCACCGTGAGGATTTGGGGACCGAAGCCCAACGGCAGCAGCGCAACGACTGAGAGCGACGATTGCTCTTCAAGCTCGTCTTCGTCCTCCTGGAATATGACTTAA